In a single window of the Azospirillum thiophilum genome:
- a CDS encoding phage baseplate assembly protein V, with protein sequence MSQVELATVVSAEPEEGGRLYVRPTMLPENSGPILADVAQFWVGDNFGARFTPRQGDTVVLIYPTDVTHRPIVIASVASDTNDARHTVYNPTGTETVQAKLANVKDGLEALAPYPDDGWKDNIANDADGGPFFTHDIKGYNGLNMGPFPSGKYFSIPTYDEFKDNPDDESCKDGRQAVHPDPSTNRWRSVIRSKVRPGGGDGGGGSGDYAEKFQEIVLDDNPDAPMMAFTARGKRLDYTDGDLHEVVDKDRQVRVAGNDYRYVGGSEFLFIEGNQNVYVNGDYNNTFVGNSNSTNWGADNSLFYGSTEDVFYGEAREAMYGYSYGYTSGNAKSETYGDTDDYQKGYAKSVHDGDSWDETYGLSTSTYHGQTRDYFMGGSMELRLGASLAISLSADTEISAGLKVELTVAGVFALFLGGAIDIYFGYKIEQDDGAFVTMRNGAAVEANNAVAAGNTAGVNANNAGGATVNNSTVTANTTPVQLLT encoded by the coding sequence ATGTCACAGGTCGAACTCGCCACCGTCGTCAGCGCGGAGCCGGAAGAGGGCGGGCGGCTCTATGTCCGGCCCACCATGCTGCCAGAGAACAGCGGCCCGATCCTGGCCGACGTCGCGCAATTCTGGGTCGGCGACAATTTCGGCGCCCGCTTCACCCCGCGGCAGGGCGACACCGTCGTCCTGATCTACCCGACCGACGTCACCCACCGGCCCATCGTGATCGCCAGCGTCGCCTCCGACACCAACGACGCCCGCCACACCGTCTACAACCCGACCGGCACCGAGACCGTCCAGGCCAAGCTGGCCAACGTGAAGGACGGGCTGGAGGCGCTGGCCCCCTATCCCGACGACGGATGGAAGGACAACATCGCCAACGACGCCGACGGCGGTCCCTTCTTCACCCACGACATCAAGGGATACAACGGCCTGAACATGGGGCCGTTTCCATCGGGCAAGTATTTCTCCATCCCGACCTACGACGAGTTCAAGGACAATCCCGACGACGAGTCGTGCAAGGACGGCAGGCAGGCGGTGCATCCCGATCCGTCCACCAACCGCTGGCGTTCGGTCATCCGGTCGAAGGTGCGGCCGGGAGGCGGCGACGGCGGAGGCGGGAGCGGCGACTATGCGGAGAAGTTCCAGGAGATCGTCCTGGACGACAATCCCGACGCGCCGATGATGGCCTTCACCGCCCGCGGCAAGCGGCTGGACTACACCGACGGCGACCTGCACGAGGTGGTCGACAAGGACCGCCAGGTCCGGGTCGCCGGCAACGATTACCGCTATGTCGGCGGCAGCGAGTTCCTGTTCATCGAGGGCAACCAGAACGTCTACGTGAACGGCGACTACAACAACACCTTCGTCGGCAACAGCAATTCGACCAACTGGGGCGCCGACAACTCGCTGTTCTACGGCTCCACCGAGGATGTCTTCTACGGCGAGGCCCGCGAGGCGATGTACGGCTATTCCTATGGCTACACCAGCGGCAACGCGAAGTCGGAAACCTACGGCGACACCGACGATTACCAGAAGGGCTATGCCAAGTCGGTCCATGACGGCGACAGCTGGGACGAGACCTATGGCCTGTCGACCTCGACCTATCACGGCCAGACCCGCGACTATTTCATGGGCGGCAGCATGGAATTGCGGCTGGGCGCCTCGCTGGCGATCTCGCTGTCGGCGGATACCGAGATCTCCGCCGGCCTGAAGGTGGAGCTGACGGTGGCCGGCGTCTTCGCGCTGTTCCTGGGAGGTGCCATCGACATCTATTTCGGCTACAAGATCGAACAGGACGACGGCGCCTTCGTCACCATGAGGAACGGAGCCGCCGTGGAAGCCAACAACGCCGTCGCCGCCGGCAACACGGCCGGCGTCAACGCGAACAATGCCGGCGGCGCCACCGTCAACAACTCGACGGTCACCGCCAACACCACCCCGGTCCAGCTGCTCACCTGA